The region TGTGCAAATCGCGTTGGTGGGCTATCTGTTTTCCGGGGATTTCACCGAAGCCTATTTGCGTGGCGTCGAGAAACAGACCGAAGCCCTCGGTGCAACGTTGCGGGTGTTCGATGCCCGGCAGCAGGCGGCGAGTCAGCGGGAGATGATCGATCAGGCCATCGACCTCGGCGTCGACGGCATCATCGTTCAGCTCGGTCTGGCGGAAACCCTCAAAGGCCCGATTGACCGGGCCATCGCCAAGGGCATCAAGGTCGTCGCATTCGACGTCGATCTGAACACCCCGCAGGTCACTCAGGTCGAGCAGGATCACCATGCGTTGGCTCGTCTGGCGCTTGATCAGGCGCTCAAGGACAACGGCACGCGCTTCGATGCCGGTTACGTCTACATCAGTGGTTTCACCCCGATGGAGCGGCGCGATGAGATCTGGAGTCAGGTCAAAGCGGCGAACCCGGGGATCATCGAGAAGGCGCGTTTCGGCACGTTGAATCCGCCGATTGCCAACTCGGTCGCCGATCAGGCCAGCGCCGTGTTGCGCGCCAATCCAGGCATCAGCGTGATCTTCGCGCCGTTCGACGAATTCGCCAAAGGCGCAAAAATCGCCGTGGACGAAGCCGGTCTTGGCAAGAAAGTGAAAATCTACAGCGCCGATATTTCCACTGCTGATATCCAGATCATGAAAGAGCCGGACAGTGCCTGGGCGGCTACCGCTGCAGTCAACCCGCAAGTGGCCGGGGCGATCAGCGTGCGGAGCCTGGCGATGCTGATTGCCGGGGAGAATCCGGGGCATAAAGTGTTGGTGCCGCCGACGCTGATTACCCGTCAGCAACTGGTGGATCTGGACGTGAAAAACGTCCGTGATTTGGCGCAGAAACTGCCGGCGTTTGGCGACACCGCCAATGTGGCGCGCGCGGCGTGGATTCCTTCCGCGGACTAAAGGCAGGCATATAACTAATGTGGGAGCGGGCTTGCTCGCGAAGAGGGAGTGTCAGTCGATATCAATGTTGCCTGACACACCGCTTTCGCGAGCAAGCCCGCTCCCACATTGACTGTGTTTGGTTTGATATAAGTGTTTGAAAGTTGAAGTGGTTAGTTGATGTTAGTTGTTGCCCACTAAACACCCCTGTTGCCCAGCCAACAGTCCGTTCGTCCGATATAACCTAAGTAGTATTGGTTCTTTTCCAAAGATAACCGCCTCGTCTAGCATCGCCTCTCAAGTATTTGTATCAACTTGGAGACGTTCGCGCTTTAAACCTGTTCTACAGCCTTCGCTGCCTTCCGGATTATTAAAACTACAGCAGACATTGCCGTGCACTTGTTGCCGACTTTTTTATGGTCGGCAGGGCCGGGTATTAGCTGCGATAAAAGGAGCTGTTCCATGTATCACCGTTCTCGTTCATTACTCGCCGCTGCTGTAGTCACAGCAATCACACAACTTCCCGCGCAGGCTGAAGAAACTTCCGCCCGTGTCGACGACGACACACGGTTGGGTACCGTGCTGGTCACCGGCACCCGCGGAACTGCCCGCACGGTGCTGGATTCGCCGGTGCCGGTGGACGTGCTGACCGCCGAGGACCTCAAGTCGGCCGGTGCCAGCGGCGGCGAACTCGGTCAGGCGTTGCAGACGTTGCTGCCGTCATTCAGTTTTCCGCGTCAATCCAACTCCGGCGGCGCTGACCATGTGCGGGCGGCGCAGTTACGTGGCATGAGCCCCGATCAGGTGCTGGTGCTGGTCAACGGCAAGCGCCAGCACACCTCGGCGCTGGTCAATGACTCGTCGAAGATCGGCCGCGGCACGGCGCCGGTGGACTTCAACTCGATTCCCATCAGCGCGATCAAACGCATCGAGGTGCTGCGTGACGGTGCCGGTGCACAATACGGTTCCGATGCGATTGCCGGGGTGATCAATATCATTCTCGACGACGCCCCGGAGGGTGGCGAAATCTCCACCACTTACGGCGCCTACCACACCCATCAGGATGCCATCGGCAGGACCACCACCGACGGCCAGAACAGCATGACCACCGCCAAGGTCGGCACGCGCCTTGGCGAGGAGGGCGGGTTCATTCGCGGCGGCACTGAGTACAAGGATCGCGACCCGACCAACCGTGCCGGTTTCGATGGCTTCGCCGATACGCCGGGCCAGCGCAACTACGTCATGGGCGACGGCATCGCGCGGGACGTCAATGCCTGGTTCAACTCCGAATTGCCCCTGGCCGGTGGCAAGGCGTACTCGTTCGGCACCTACAACCAGCGCCACACCACCGGCGCCGAGTTCTACCGCTACCCATCCGAGCAGCCGCAGTTCTACCCCAACGGGTTTCTGCCGCAGTCCCTCGGCGACAATCAGGACCTGTCCGCCACTGCCGGTTTCAAGGGCCTGATTGGCGATAACTGGGACTTCGACAGCAGCGTCACCCACGGCCGCAACCACTTTGATTCGGCCACTCGACGCACCCTCAACGTGACCTTGGGCGCTGATTCGCCGACGCGTTTTGACACGGGTGAATACGAACTGCGCCAGACCACCGCCAACCTCGATTTCACCCGCGAGCTGCGCCTGGCCGAGCGTTCGTTCGTGCTGGCCGTGGGCAGTGAATATCGCTACGAAAACTACCTGACCTACGCTGGCGACGAAGCCTCGTACATCGGCACCGGGGCCGACGGCGCCAACGGTTTGCGCCCGAGCGAAGAGGTGAATCTGGATCGCAATGTATTCGGCACGTATGCCGAGTTGTCCGGCGATCTGACTGACCGCTTTTTCGTCGACGCCGCCACGCGCTGGGAGCATTACGACGACGCCGGCAGCAAACTTACCGGCAAGCTCAGTGGCCGTTATCGCCTCACCGATCAATGGGCGCTGCGTGGTGCAGTCTCGAACAACTTCCGCGCGCCGTCCCTGGCACAGGTCGGCTTTCAGAGCACTACCAGTAACTTCGGAACGGGCGGCACACTCACGGACATTCGCGTGCTTTCCGTCAACGACCCGATTGCCCGCGCCCTCGGAGCCCAGAAGCTCGACCCGGAAACCTCGAAGAACTTCAGCCTCGGCCTGACTGCGCAACTGAGTGAACGCTTTGATGCGTCCCTCGACGTGTTCCGCATCGACGTCAAGGATCGGGTGACCCTGTCCCAGCGCATCGGCAGTGATGCCCTGGAGCAGTACATCAACGACAACTTTGGTGTGGCCGGTGTGCACGACGTGAACTTCTTCACCAACGCCGCCGACACCCGCACCGACGGCGCCGAACTGGTGCTCAACTACCATCAGCCGTTGTACGAAGGGCTGCTGGGGTTGACCACGGCCTACACCTACAACCACACCAAAGTCACTAACACCAAGGGCACACCTTCGCAGCTCACCGCGCTGGGCATTGGCAGCGACGCGCTGGTGGGGGTGGAGGAGCGCAACACCCTGACCGACGCAGCACCCAAGGATCGCTTCATGATTTCCGCGAATTGGGCCAGTCAGCATTGGGGCCTGCTCGGGCGTCTGACGCGGCAGGGCGAGACCACGCGGGTCTTTGATTTCGGCGACTCCCAGCCGGAGCAAACCTATGGCGCGGTCTGGCAGCTGGATGCCGAGGTGCAATACAAATTCACGCCAAAATTCGACATTGCCGTGGGCGGCAACAACCTGACCGACAACTACCCGGAGCGCTCCAAGTCGGAAATCAACTACGGCGGCAACCTGCCGTATGACGTGCTGTCGCCGATCGGTACCAACGGCGCCTACTACTACGCTCGCGCCACCTACGGCTTCTAAACGAAACCGCCACCCGGTAAGGGTGGCGGTTGATTGGTTGGTTAGAACGACACCTCGGCCGGTTGCGACAGCCGCAGCACCGACAAATCCCCGGTAATCCGCTTCCAGGCCAGGCGAATCGCTTCGATGTCCTTGCCATGTTTCGCGTCGTTCTCGTGAAGAATCACGATGACTTTGGTGCCCAGGCGCTCCGGCTCCTTGGCGCCGTGGTCACGCCACTGGCCGTAGGCGTCGAGTACGCTGAAGCCGTCCGGAAAGCGCGGCGTGACTTCCTGATCGAGAAACTCGCGCCAGCGCGCGGGGCTGATCACTCCTTCCTTGCCCTCCAATGGTCCCACCGAGAAATACAGCTCGGTGCGCAGCCATTGCGCCTGCGCCGGGCGCGAGGCATCGCCTTGCAATGTCGAACTGGCGGGGTCTTTTGTATGAACCGAAACGGCAGGCGGGCTGGCACAACCAGCCACCGCCAGGAACAGTGCAGCCAGTAAAAGGCGTTGATGCATGGAACGTCCTTATTTAGCGAGTTGGAGAGCGTTGCCATTATAGGGGCGGCGCTTAATAGCTAGAAAAGATTAAAAAGTGATCCTGGATTGAACTTAAGTAATAAGCGAGAGCATGAAAAAAGTGGGGGCTGTTTAGAACGATTATTTCTTTCAGTTATTTATATAGCTGTCAGTCGAATATCTATCGCCGATGAAACGGCGTCACTGCTTTTAAAGTGTCTGCAATAACAATCAATAGGATGCTACAGCAGTCATAACTGATCGGTGCGCTGCACTAAGTCGGTTCTGGCGCCCATTTTTGCTGCTGGATCAGCCTCTTGTCGACCCTGCGCCAATCCTTAGAATCCACTCCATCAGCTCCGTCTTACTCTTAAATATTCAGGGAACACCATCATGATGAATGCCATGCAGATGCAAATGCCGATGAACGCCAACATGCCAATGATGCCGATGATGGGCATGCCGATGATGATGGCGACCATGAGCTGCGAAATGATGGACGACGGCATGATGTGCAAAATGATGCCGGCCGCTGGCATGGACATGGCGATGTTCAAGAACAGCACTGAAATGATGCAGATGATGATGAACTGCGGCATGCCGATGATGATGCATTGCGGCAACATGAGCATGATGTGCATGTCCCAGGCGGCCATGACCATGCCGATGATGAACATGATGATGCCAATGCCGATGATGGGCATGCCGATGCCATCGATGAAGTGCGTGATGGAATGCACCATGATGGCGGACGGCATGATGTGCAAAATCATGCCAATGGCCGGCATGAACATGGACATGATGAAAAACTGCTGCGCCCTGACGATGAAGATGATGAACGACTGCAGCATGCCGATGATGATGAGCTGCAACGGCATGCCGCTGATGTGCTGCACCTGCTGATCCCGGGCCGCACAAAAAAGCCCCCGCAGCCATAGGCCTCGGGGGCTTTTTCATTCCAGCAAACACCACAAATCTCCTGCGAAAATGAAATCCCTGTGGGAGCGGGCTTGCTCGCGAAAGCGGTGTGTCAGGCACAACAATGTTGACTGACACTCCCTCTTCGCGAGCAAGCCCGCTCCCACATTGATTGTCGATTAGTCCAGGCGTTCGGGGTAGGTGACCACCAGATAAGCGACGGCTTCACTGTCGGCCGGGTTGCGATAGCGGTGAGGCTGGTCGGCGTAGAACAGAATCGAATCACCGGTCGAAAGTAGGTAACGTTCATCGTTGACGCTGATTTCCAGCACACCCTGGGACACCACCAGGTTCTCCTGAACCCCAGGGCCATGCCCCTCGGAAACGTCTTCACCCAACGGACTCAAGCGCAGTTCGTAAAACTCCGATTGGCGGGCCACGTCGAACGGAAACAGCGCTCGGCTGACAAAGGCACCGCTGGCACTGACCAGGCGTTTGCTCTGGCTCGCCGACAACACGGCGACACCTTCAAAGGCCCGATGCTCAAGAAATGCGGCCACTGACACCTTCAAGCCCTTGGCGATTTTGCACAGCACTTTGATCGACGGCACGCTACGCCCGGACTCGATCTGCGCCAGCATCGCCCGGCTCACACCGCACTGGCGGGCGAGGGCATCGAGGGACAAATGTCGCTTGCCGCGCAGGCGTTGCAGGTTCTGCGCGACGCGATCACAGGTCGGGTCTTCTTCCAGTGATTCCAGGTTATTCAAATCCAGCACGGGTTCGTCGGCGCTCGCCAGAAAGCGCGAGGGTTGCTGCACGTTCACGCGTGACGCGTCTCGGAAGCCTTGGCCGCTTGCACCCACTGAAAGGCCTGCAAACCGGCGTTACATGCGTACATTTCCCACATGGCCCGTGCCCGTTGCTGAGCCTGTTTGCGTTTGCGGTAGCTGGCGAAGTCGATGAGGTTGTCAGTCGGATTCATAGGGCACTTCACTGTGGTGATGAATGACGGGATGAGCTGACAATACGCGGATATTTTTATAACGATAAATACTGATTTTGTATTTATTAATTCTTTTTGGTTCTTATAAGTCTTGCCACGGGGCGCAGGAGCAGAACATCAACATCGCGCCGGATTACGCGCAGTACGCCTTCGTGCTGGAGAACGGCCGGAGGGATGAAGGTTCGGCGGCCGAGTTGGCTGCTTGGGAGGACTTGCGCACTTACTATCAGGGGGCTGTGGGGTAGGGCATCTGCCTGGCGCCTGTCCTTGCGGGCAGGCGCCATGGCTGATCAATAGCGGAACGAGGCGCCGTAAGCCGAGTCCGGCAGATGGCTGGTGCCGTCCGCTCGCAACCTTGATCGCAGGGTGCCGCGCTGCGGTTCGGTGCGATACAAACCGCGCTTTTGCAGCTCGGGGATGATCAGTTCGACAAAGTCTTCCAGGCTGCCGGGACTGAGCAGCGGATTGAGCATGTAGCCGCTGGTGCCGCTGATGCGCGCGTGTTCTTCAATGCGGTCCGCCACCTGTTGCGGATTGCCCACCAGGATCAGATCACTGCCACGGGTGACGTTGGCGAAACGCTGTTTGACGTCGCCCGCGGTCAAGGGCTTGCCGCTGCCATCGGGACGCATCACGTAGGAGGTCATGCCTTCGGTGTGAGTGGACAGCGCGTCACTGTCGGCGTAGCGGCTGATGTCGATTCCGGTATCGCCGGCATAACTGACCAGTTGCGCCTGCAAGTGGTAGTTGCTTTGCAGTTCGTCATATTTGCGTTGGGCTTCGATCTCGGTCTTGGCGGTGACGATCCGCAGCACCGTCAGTGATTTCACATCCTCTGCCTGCCGACCGCGGGCCCTGGCCTGGGTCCAGATGTCTTCCAGGCCCTGGCGGATTTCCTGGGGGTTGGATTTGGCGACGAAAATCAGTTCAGCGTGCTTGGCCGCGAACTCGCGACCACGGCCCGACCACCCGGCCTGGATCAGCAGCGGCGTGCGTTGCGGCGAGGGCGCGGTCAGGTGTGGTCCGGCCACCCGGTAATGTTCGCCGACGTGGTTGATCGGGCGTACCCGGTCGCCTCGTGCGTAGAGCTGGCGTGCCTTGTCTGCTACCACTGCGTCGTCGGCCCAGCTGCCTTCCCAGAGCTTGTAGACCACATCGAGGAATTCTTCGGCGCGTTCATAACGGTCGTCGTGCTTGATCATTTGCTCCAGGCCGAAGTTGCGCGCGGCGCTGGTCAGGTAGGAGGTGACGATGTTCCAGCCGATCCGGCCGTTGGTCAGGTGATCCAGGGTGCTGAAGCGTCGGGCATGGGTAAACGGGTGTTCGTAGCTGGTGGTGACGGTGACGCCGAAGGCCAGGTTTTCCGTGACGGCGGCGAGTGCCGGGA is a window of Pseudomonas sp. 10S4 DNA encoding:
- a CDS encoding helix-turn-helix domain-containing protein; protein product: MNNLESLEEDPTCDRVAQNLQRLRGKRHLSLDALARQCGVSRAMLAQIESGRSVPSIKVLCKIAKGLKVSVAAFLEHRAFEGVAVLSASQSKRLVSASGAFVSRALFPFDVARQSEFYELRLSPLGEDVSEGHGPGVQENLVVSQGVLEISVNDERYLLSTGDSILFYADQPHRYRNPADSEAVAYLVVTYPERLD
- a CDS encoding DUF3574 domain-containing protein; the encoded protein is MHQRLLLAALFLAVAGCASPPAVSVHTKDPASSTLQGDASRPAQAQWLRTELYFSVGPLEGKEGVISPARWREFLDQEVTPRFPDGFSVLDAYGQWRDHGAKEPERLGTKVIVILHENDAKHGKDIEAIRLAWKRITGDLSVLRLSQPAEVSF
- a CDS encoding substrate-binding domain-containing protein, which produces MHGSFKGFVRHCLAGAVLTALALNAQAKALPGAPAPFDKGNVQIALVGYLFSGDFTEAYLRGVEKQTEALGATLRVFDARQQAASQREMIDQAIDLGVDGIIVQLGLAETLKGPIDRAIAKGIKVVAFDVDLNTPQVTQVEQDHHALARLALDQALKDNGTRFDAGYVYISGFTPMERRDEIWSQVKAANPGIIEKARFGTLNPPIANSVADQASAVLRANPGISVIFAPFDEFAKGAKIAVDEAGLGKKVKIYSADISTADIQIMKEPDSAWAATAAVNPQVAGAISVRSLAMLIAGENPGHKVLVPPTLITRQQLVDLDVKNVRDLAQKLPAFGDTANVARAAWIPSAD
- a CDS encoding LLM class flavin-dependent oxidoreductase, with the translated sequence MSDPTPLLFALYEQASVGCGGAPSLWTHPADERLAINSLGYWSNLARIADQAHLDMLFFGDVLGFYDVFGGNADAAMKWAVEAPANDPLMIIPALAAVTENLAFGVTVTTSYEHPFTHARRFSTLDHLTNGRIGWNIVTSYLTSAARNFGLEQMIKHDDRYERAEEFLDVVYKLWEGSWADDAVVADKARQLYARGDRVRPINHVGEHYRVAGPHLTAPSPQRTPLLIQAGWSGRGREFAAKHAELIFVAKSNPQEIRQGLEDIWTQARARGRQAEDVKSLTVLRIVTAKTEIEAQRKYDELQSNYHLQAQLVSYAGDTGIDISRYADSDALSTHTEGMTSYVMRPDGSGKPLTAGDVKQRFANVTRGSDLILVGNPQQVADRIEEHARISGTSGYMLNPLLSPGSLEDFVELIIPELQKRGLYRTEPQRGTLRSRLRADGTSHLPDSAYGASFRY
- a CDS encoding TonB-dependent receptor plug domain-containing protein — its product is MYHRSRSLLAAAVVTAITQLPAQAEETSARVDDDTRLGTVLVTGTRGTARTVLDSPVPVDVLTAEDLKSAGASGGELGQALQTLLPSFSFPRQSNSGGADHVRAAQLRGMSPDQVLVLVNGKRQHTSALVNDSSKIGRGTAPVDFNSIPISAIKRIEVLRDGAGAQYGSDAIAGVINIILDDAPEGGEISTTYGAYHTHQDAIGRTTTDGQNSMTTAKVGTRLGEEGGFIRGGTEYKDRDPTNRAGFDGFADTPGQRNYVMGDGIARDVNAWFNSELPLAGGKAYSFGTYNQRHTTGAEFYRYPSEQPQFYPNGFLPQSLGDNQDLSATAGFKGLIGDNWDFDSSVTHGRNHFDSATRRTLNVTLGADSPTRFDTGEYELRQTTANLDFTRELRLAERSFVLAVGSEYRYENYLTYAGDEASYIGTGADGANGLRPSEEVNLDRNVFGTYAELSGDLTDRFFVDAATRWEHYDDAGSKLTGKLSGRYRLTDQWALRGAVSNNFRAPSLAQVGFQSTTSNFGTGGTLTDIRVLSVNDPIARALGAQKLDPETSKNFSLGLTAQLSERFDASLDVFRIDVKDRVTLSQRIGSDALEQYINDNFGVAGVHDVNFFTNAADTRTDGAELVLNYHQPLYEGLLGLTTAYTYNHTKVTNTKGTPSQLTALGIGSDALVGVEERNTLTDAAPKDRFMISANWASQHWGLLGRLTRQGETTRVFDFGDSQPEQTYGAVWQLDAEVQYKFTPKFDIAVGGNNLTDNYPERSKSEINYGGNLPYDVLSPIGTNGAYYYARATYGF